A genome region from Populus alba chromosome 5, ASM523922v2, whole genome shotgun sequence includes the following:
- the LOC118029325 gene encoding uncharacterized protein gives MGGAEEEKQANEMPRSNPITQAQFLLWKRQKEADSSARKAEAARKREEDIAAGTVQMNGRELFLHEPWVFDNTQY, from the exons atgggcGGCGCAGAAGAAGAGAAGCAAGCAAACGAGATGCCAAGGTCTAATCCAATAACACAGGCCCAGTTCCTCCTCTGGAAACGCCAAAAG gaaGCAGATTCCTCAGCTAGAAAAGCTGAAGCTGCTAGGAAACGTGAAGAAGATATAGCTGCAGGAACAGTACAAATGAATGGCCGGGAACTCTTCTTGCATGAACCTTGGGTGTTTGATAACACTCAGTATTGA